The sequence below is a genomic window from Arthrobacter sp. U41.
TCCGGGTCGGTGCCGCCGGTGGCGAGCAGTCGCAGGAAGTGGCTTTTGCCGGAGCCGTTGGAGCCAAGCACGCCGACGCGGTCGCCGAACCAGACCTCGGTCGAGAACGGCTTCATCAGCCCCGTGAGCTCCAGCTTTTCGGCGACGACGGCGCGCTTGGCGGTGCGCCCGCCCTTGAGCCGCATCTGCACGTTCTGCTCGATCGGCAGCGCCTCGGGCGGACCGGCTTCGAGGAACTTTGCCAGGCGGGTCTGCGCGGCGTGGTACCGGTTGGCCATGTCCGAGCGGAACGCGGCCTTGTTCTTGTACATGTTGACGAGTTCCTTGAGCTTCACGTGCTCCTCGTCCCAGCGCTTCCGGAGCTCCTCAAAGCGGGCGTTCCGGTCAGCGCGGGCGTCCACGTAGGAGCCGAAGCCGCCACCGTGGATCCAGGCCCCGGCGCCGTTGATGCCCGGTTCGAGGGTCACGATGCGGCCCGCGGCGTTGTTCAGCAGCTCGCGGTCGTGGCTGATGAAGAGCACCGTCTTCTTCGACTCATTGAGCTTGGCCTCAAGCCAGCGCTTGCCCGGGACGTCGAGGTAGTTGTCCGGCTCGTCGAGGAGCAGCAGCTCATCGGGGCCGGCGAAGAGCGCCTCGAGCACCAGGCGCTTCTGCTCACCGCCGGAGAGGCTCGACGCCGGGCGGTGCTGCGCGCGGTCAAAAGGCAGGCCCAGGGCGGCCATGCAGACCTCATCCCAGACGGTCTCGACGTCGTACCCGCCGGCATCCCCCCAGTCCACGATCGCCTGGGCGTACGCCATCTGGGTGGGCTCGTCGTCGTGTTCCACCATCGCCAGTTCCGCCTCGTCCACGGCGCGGGCGGCGGCCACCAGCGCGGGCGGCGCGGCCGAGACGAGGAGGTCGCGGACGGTCGATTCGTCCCGGACCTGGCCAACGAACTGGCGCATGATGCCCGTGTTGCCGGAACGCCCGACCACGCCTTCGTCGGCGATGAGGTCCCCGGAGATGATCCGGAACAGCGTCGTCTTGCCGGTTCCGTTGGGCCCGATCAGCGCCGTCTTGGTCCCGTCCGGGACCTTGAAAGTCACGCCGTTGAGCAGCTGGGTGCCGTCGGAAAGGAAATAATCGATGCTGGAAACGTCAATATGAGCCACCCCTCCATCCTCCCACGGCCGCAGTTGCAGCCGGTCAGCGGCCTCAGCCCGCTGCGGTGAGGAACTCCTTCAGGAGCGGACCGGAGACGGTGGCGCCGAGCCCGCCTTCCTCGACGAACACGGCGACCGCGAGGTCCCCTTGCACCGCCACGATCCAGGCGTGGGTCTTGGGAGGGTCGTCGGAGCCGAATTCGGCTGTTCCGGTCTTCGCGGCCACCGGGGCTCCCGGGACGGAGGCGAGGAAGCCGGTGTGCCCGGAGGTGACCACGGCGCGCATCATGTCCGCCAGGGCGGCGGCCTCCGCTGCGGTGACCGGCGCACCCGACGCCGCCGCCGGGGCAGGGGCGGACGATGCCGGCGCGGAACCTGGCGCCGCCGGCCCGGCTGTGGGTGCGGCTGCCCCGCCGGTGGCTGCTGCGGCGCCGGAGTCGGGATTCACGACGAGCTGCGGCGCGACGGGCGCACCCTTGGCGACCGAGCCCGCCATGACGGCGGCGGCCAGCGGGGACATCAGCACCTTTCCCTGGCCGATCATCGAGGCTGCGTGCTCGGTTCCCGTGGCCTCGCCCGGAACCGAGCCCAGAAACGCGCCGGCCCCGAGTGCCGGGGCTTCCACGGCGACGCCGAGGGAGGTCGCGGCGGATTCCAGCTGGGCCTGGCTGACGGTGCCGCGGGCGTTGATGAACGCGGTGTTGCAGGAGTGCGCGAACGCATCACGCAAGGTCACGGATCCCAGCGAGGTGGCCGGGTAGCCTTCGGCGTTCTTGAAGGTCCGGCCGTCGACGGTCAGGGTTGCGGGGCACTCCACCATGGAATCCGGGGTCATGCCGTTGCGGATCATGGCGAGGGAGTCCACGATCTTGAAGATGGAACCGGGGGCGTACTGGCCCAGCAGCGCGGTGTCGTAGCCGTTGCTGCCCGGCCCGGAGGCGGCGGCGAGGACGGCGCCGCTCGAGGGGCGGAGCGCCACGATGGCCGATGCCGGGCCCACCTTGGCCAGCACGTCTTCGGCCAGCTGCTGGAGGGCCGGGTCGAGGCTGGTTTTCACCGGTGTTCCGGGCTCCATCGGCACGGTGAACAGGACGCGGCGCCCGCCGTTGGGCAGTCCCTGCCGCTGTTCCGCGGTCAGGCCTGCCGTCCGGGCAAAGACCTGGGTTCCGCTGGTGCCGCGCAGCTGCGCGTCGTACTGCTGCTGCAGTCCGCCGGTGCCGGTGGTGTCGCCGGGCTGGAGGGCGCCGCCGGATTTTTCAATCTGCTCGGCGCTGGCCTCGCCCACGGTACCCAGCACGGCGCGGGCAAACCCGCGGGTGGGAGCGAGCGGGACAGAGTCGGCGACGGCCCGGGCCCCGGGAATGGCGGCAATTTGGTCGTCCGTGATGGTCCGGCCGTCCTCGCGCAGGGTGATGGCGGTGACGAAGGCCTCGGGTCCGGAGGCCTGGACCTGTTGGGTGTAGGCCGCGGGGTCCACTCCCACCAGCTGGGCGAGCCCGGTGGCGGATGCCGCCGGATCGGCTGAGGCCAGCAGGGCCTTGTCGATGCCGACATTCACGACCGGCCGGTAGGTGACCAGCTTGGCGTCGCCTGCGCCCAGGATGTCAGCCCGCTGCGGGGAGTCTGTCGAGGTGCCGAGGACTTCGTTTTCGGCGAGCTCCGGGACCAGCATGGCCGGGTCCCAGACGGTCAGCCACTTGTCGCCGGACTTCTTGAGCCGGGCGGACGCCGTGTACGCCCATTCGCCGGAGCCGATCCTCCAGCGGTAGTCCAGCGGGACCGTGGCGGTGTCGTTGTCCAGTGTCAGCTCGCCGCTTTCGACCGCGGGCTTCAC
It includes:
- a CDS encoding ABC-F family ATP-binding cassette domain-containing protein — encoded protein: MAHIDVSSIDYFLSDGTQLLNGVTFKVPDGTKTALIGPNGTGKTTLFRIISGDLIADEGVVGRSGNTGIMRQFVGQVRDESTVRDLLVSAAPPALVAAARAVDEAELAMVEHDDEPTQMAYAQAIVDWGDAGGYDVETVWDEVCMAALGLPFDRAQHRPASSLSGGEQKRLVLEALFAGPDELLLLDEPDNYLDVPGKRWLEAKLNESKKTVLFISHDRELLNNAAGRIVTLEPGINGAGAWIHGGGFGSYVDARADRNARFEELRKRWDEEHVKLKELVNMYKNKAAFRSDMANRYHAAQTRLAKFLEAGPPEALPIEQNVQMRLKGGRTAKRAVVAEKLELTGLMKPFSTEVWFGDRVGVLGSNGSGKSHFLRLLATGGTDPEREHLPVSDVEIAEVPHEGTVKLGARIRPGFFAQTHVRPDLLGKTLLEILHRGDEHRSGLGREAAAGALDGYGLAPQSEQKYESLSGGQQARFQILLLQLSGATLLLLDEPTDNLDLHSAEALERAIDHFEGTVLAVTHDRWFARTFDRFLVFGSDGKVYESAEPVWDEKRVQRAR
- a CDS encoding penicillin-binding transpeptidase domain-containing protein yields the protein MGNISKFSAALVGLILGASLVACDDGRSGAQDAAEQLASAVSALDVGSVAFEGKDSGAANEQLNAVFKALDPVKPAVESGELTLDNDTATVPLDYRWRIGSGEWAYTASARLKKSGDKWLTVWDPAMLVPELAENEVLGTSTDSPQRADILGAGDAKLVTYRPVVNVGIDKALLASADPAASATGLAQLVGVDPAAYTQQVQASGPEAFVTAITLREDGRTITDDQIAAIPGARAVADSVPLAPTRGFARAVLGTVGEASAEQIEKSGGALQPGDTTGTGGLQQQYDAQLRGTSGTQVFARTAGLTAEQRQGLPNGGRRVLFTVPMEPGTPVKTSLDPALQQLAEDVLAKVGPASAIVALRPSSGAVLAAASGPGSNGYDTALLGQYAPGSIFKIVDSLAMIRNGMTPDSMVECPATLTVDGRTFKNAEGYPATSLGSVTLRDAFAHSCNTAFINARGTVSQAQLESAATSLGVAVEAPALGAGAFLGSVPGEATGTEHAASMIGQGKVLMSPLAAAVMAGSVAKGAPVAPQLVVNPDSGAAAATGGAAAPTAGPAAPGSAPASSAPAPAAASGAPVTAAEAAALADMMRAVVTSGHTGFLASVPGAPVAAKTGTAEFGSDDPPKTHAWIVAVQGDLAVAVFVEEGGLGATVSGPLLKEFLTAAG